One part of the Solea solea chromosome 16, fSolSol10.1, whole genome shotgun sequence genome encodes these proteins:
- the LOC131475015 gene encoding myosin-11-like isoform X2 — protein MVAGAKDKMREDLLLEDFSSYHFLMAGHIEIPGQEDDEMFVETLEAMEIMGFTEEERIGMLKVVSTVLQLGNVKFEKERNSEQATMPDNTAAQKVCHLQGINVTDFTRAILTPRIKVGREVVQKAQTKQQADSAVEALAKAMYERLFRWILARVNKTLDKSKRQSSSFLGILDIAGFEIFEDNSFEQLCINYTNERLQQLFNHTMFILEQEEYKREGIEWNFIDFGLDLQPCIELIERPNNPPGVLALLDEECWFPKATDVSFVDKLLNTHTGHVKFSKPKQHIEKLIFTILHYAGKVDYNAANWLTKNMDPLNDNVTALLNNSSSNFIQDLWKDVDRVVGLETMTKMSQSSVRTSTKSKKGMFRTVGQLYKESLGKLMTTLHNTQPNFVRCIIPNHEKRAGRMDAHLVLEQLRCNGVLEGIRICRQGFPNRIVFQEFRQRYEILAANVIPKGFMDGKQACCLMVEHLDLDPNLYRIGQSKMFFRTGVLAQLEEERDLKLTVVIINFQAQARGFLARRAFSKRQQQLSAMKVIQRNCACYLKLKNWQWWRLFTKVKPLLQVTRQEEEIGQKEEELKAARDVAAKTEAELKDIAQKHTQVMEERTQLEMKLQAETELYAEAEEMRVRLEAKKQELEEVLQELEARLEEEEERSGCLQQEKKHMEQQLQLVEAHVAEGEDARQKLQLEKAAVEGKVKNMEEDLLLMEEQNHKLRKEHELLDERLTDMSANLAEEEEKSKNLTKLKSKHESMISEMEVRMKKEEKGRQDMEKAKRKVETELADLQEQLTDLQAQLAELRAQLAAKEEELQVIQACLEEESSHHGAAVKRIRELEVLFSEMQEDFEAERVARAKTEAARQELGEELNALRTELEDSLDTTAAQQELRAKREQEVAALMKAMEEEGRSHKAQIHDLRQRHSQTMEELSEQLDQAKRVRASLEKAKQALEKESADLCTDLRSLASAKQDVEHKKKKVEGQLNDLHARFNESERQRTELGEKVSKMTLELDSAMGLLNEAEGKSIKLSKDVSSLSSQLQDTQELLSEETRQRLNLSSRLRQMEDDRNGLTEQLDEETEAKQAVERQLSSLNMQLSDYKKKKDDMSAVVEMLEEAKKRLERELEATKTEYEEKASAFDKLEKSRSRLQQELEDVLVDLDNQRRLVSNLEKKQKKFDQMFAEERAVSAKFEEERDRAEAEVREKETRLLALARALEENQDALEEAEKTMKALRTEMEDLISSKDDAGKSVHDLEKVKRGLEAFVEELRMQMEELEDELQVAEDAKLRLEVNTQALRAQHEREVQVHYEMGEEKRRQLLKQVRELEAELEEERKQRGHASAGKKKLEGELKDMEDQLESTSRGRDEAVKQLRKIQGQVKDLQREVDDSHAAQKETLTSAQEAERRARVMEADVIQLHEMLASADRARKQAETERDELHEELDTNSSGKYLLSDEKRRLETKIGQVEEELEEEQANVENLSERLRRSQQLVEQLGAELTAERLTFQSREGNMQQLERQNRELKAKLRESEGQSRSKLKSSIAALEAKLRDMEEHLEIESRERQASAKSLRQREKKLKDVTVQMEDERKQAQQYRDQVEKGNMRVKQLKHQLEEAEEEGQRVAAARRKLQRELDEATEANDALSREASSLRSKLRQH, from the exons ATGGTGGCGGGAGCCAAAGACAAGATGAGGG aggacCTGCTGCTGGAGGACTTCAGCAGCTACCACTTCCTGATGGCGGGTCACATAGAAATCCCTGgtcaggaggatgatgagatgTTCGTGGAGACTCTGGAGGCCATGGAGATTATGGGCTTCACTGAGGAGGAGAGAATAg GGATGTTGAAGGTGGTGTCCACTGTGCTGCAGCTCGGCAACGTCAAGTTTGAGAAGGAGAGGAACAGCGAGCAGGCGACCATGCCCGACAACACGG CTGCCCAGAAGGTGTGTCACCTGCAGGGCATCAACGTGACGGACTTCACCCGTGCCATCCTCACCCCTCGAATCAAAGTGGGTAGGGAGGTGGTGCAGAAGGCTCAGACCAAGCAGCAG GCAGATTCTGCAGTGGAGGCTTTGGCTAAAGCTATGTATGAGCGTCTGTTTCGCTGGATCCTGGCAAGAGTCAACAAGACCCTGGACAAGAGTAAGAGACAGTCGTCCTCTTTCCTGGGCATCCTGGACATTGCTGGCTTTGAGATTTTTGAG GACAATTCCTTTGAGCAGCTCTGCATCAACTACACCAACGAGCGACTGCAGCAGCTCTTCAACCACACCATGTTCATCCTGGAGCAGGAGGAGTACAAGAGGGAGGGCATCGAGTGGAACTTCATCGACTTCGGCCTGGACCTGCAGCCGTGCATTGAGCTCATCGAGAGGCCG AACAACCCTCCAGGTGTCTTGGCCCTGCTGGATGAGGAGTGCTGGTTCCCCAAAGCTACAGATGTTTCCTTTGTGGACAAGCTGCTGAACACTCACACTGGTCATGTCAAGTTCTCAAAACCCAAACAGCACATAGAGAAACTGATCTTCACTATCCTGCACTACGCTGGAAAG GTCGACTATAACGCAGCAAACTGGCTAACAAAGAATATGGATCCTCTGAACGACAACGTGACGGCACTGCTCAACAACTCCTCCAGCAACTTCATCCAGGACCTTTGGAAGGACG TGGATCGAGTGGTGGGTCTGGAGACCATGACCAAGATGTCCCAGAGTTCGGTGCGCACCTCCACTAAATCCAAGAAGGGCATGTTCCGCACGGTGGGCCAGCTGTACAAAGAGTCTTTGGGCAAACTGATGACCACGCTGCACAACACTCAGCCCAACTTTGTTCGTTGCATCATCCCCAACCACGAGAAGAGG GCTGGCAGGATGGATGCTCACCTGGTTCTGGAACAGCTGAGGTGTAACGGCGTGCTGGAGGGAATCCGCATCTGCAGACAGGGATTCCCCAACCGCATCGTGTTCCAGGAGTTCAGGCAGAG GTACGAGATTCTAGCTGCCAACGTCATCCCTAAAGGCTTCATGGATGGCAAACAAGCCTGCTGTCTGATG GTGGAACACCTGGATCTGGATCCTAACCTGTATCGCATCGGCCAGAGTAAGATGTTTTTCAGGACAGGAGTTCTGGCTCAGTTGGAGGAGGAGCGAGACCTCAAACTCACCGTCGTCATCATCAACTTCCAGGCACAGGCCAGAGGCTTCCTGGCTCGCAG GGCTTTCAGTAAAcgtcagcagcagctcagtgccATGAAGGTCATCCAGAGAAACTGTGCCTGTTACCTGAAACTCAAGAACTGGCAGTGGTGGAGACTTTTTACTAAG GTGAAGCCCCTGCTGCAGGTCACCAGACAAGAGGAGGAAATAGgccagaaggaggaggagctaaaggCGGCGAGAGATGTGGCCGCCAAGACTGAGGCCGAACTAAAGGACATcgcacagaaacacacgcaG gtgatgGAGGAACGAACCCAGCTGGAGATGAAGCTACAGGCAGAGACGGAGCTTTACGCTGAGGCCGAGGAGATGAGGGTGAGACTGGAGGCCAAGAaacaggagctggaggaggtgctgcaggagctggaggctcggctggaggaggaggaggagcgaagCGGCTgcctgcagcaggagaagaagcaCATGGAGCAGCAGCTACAG CTGGTGGAGGCCCACGTCGCAGAGGGAGAAGACGCCCGGCAGAAGCTGCAGCTGGAGAAAGCGGCCGTGGAGGGAAAAGTCAAGAACATGGAGGAGGACCTCCTTCTGATGGAGGAGCAGAATCACAAACTGCGGAAG GAGCATGAGCTTCTGGACGAGAGGTTGACCGACATGAGCGCCAACctggccgaggaggaggagaagtccAAGAACCTCACTAAACTCAAGAGCAAGCACGAGTCCATGATCTCTGAAATGGAAG tgcgaatgaagaaagaggagaagggtCGTCAGGACATGGAGAAGGCCAAGAGGAAGGTGGAGACGGAGCTAGCTGACctccaggagcagctcaccgaCCTGCAGGCCCAGCTAGCCGAGCTCAGAGCGCAGCTGGCCGCCAAGGAAGAGGAGCTCCAGGTCATACAGGCCTG cttggaggaggagagcagtcACCATGGCGCGGCGGTTAAGCGGATTCGAGAGTTGGAGGTTCTGTTCTCAGAGATGCAGGAGGACTTTGAGGCAGAGCGAGTTGCCAGGGCAAAGACTGAGGCAGCGCGACAGGAACTTGGGGAGGAGCTGAACGCTCTGCGTACTGAACTAGAGGACAGTCTGGACACCACTGCCGCCCAACAGGAGCTACG CGCAAAGCGTGAGCAAGAGGTGGCCGCGTTGATGAAAgccatggaggaggaggggcggAGCCACAAGGCTCAAATCCATGatctgagacagagacacagtcagaCGATGGAGGAGCTCAGTGAGCAGCTGGATCAGGCCAAGAGG GTGAGGGCCAGTCTGGAAAAGGCCAAACAGGCCCTGGAGAAGGAGTCGGCTGATCTTTGCACTGACCTGCGATCCCTCGCCAGCGCCAAGCAGGACGTGgagcacaagaagaagaaggtggaggGTCAGCTGAACGACCTGCACGCCCGCTTTAATGAGAGCGAGCGTCAGAGGACTGAGCTCGGAGAGAAAGTCTCCAAGATGACC CTGGAGCTGGACTCTGCGATGGGTCTGTTGAATGAGGCGGAGGGAAAGAGCATCAAGCTGAGTAAAGACGTCTCTAGTCTGTCGTCTCAGCTTCAGGACACCCAG GAGCTGCTCTCGGAGGAAACTCGTCAGAGGCTGAATCTGTCCTCACGTCTCCGTCAGATGGAGGATGACAGAAACGGTCTGACGGAGCAGCTGGATGAGGAGACGGAGGCCAAACAGGCCGTGGAGAGGCAGCTCTCCAGCCTCAACATGCAG CTGTCAGActataagaagaagaaggatgaCATGTCAGCAGTGGTGGAAATGCTGGAGGAGGCAAAGAAACGTCTGGAGAGGGAACTGGAAGCGACCAAGACTGAGTATGAAGAGAAGGCCTCAGCCTTTGACAAGCTGGAGAAGAGCCGGAGCCGCCTGcagcaggagctggaggacGTCCTCGTGGACCTGGACAACCAGCGACGACTTGTCTCCAACctggagaagaagcagaagaagttTGATCAG ATGTTTGCAGAAGAGCGAGCAGTGTCAGCTAAGTTTGAAGAGGAGCGGGATCGAGCTGAAGCCGAGGTGAGGGAGAAGGAGACGCGGCTGTTAGCTTTGGCCAGAGCTCTGGAGGAGAACCAGGATGCTCTGGAAGAGGCAGAGAAGACCATGAAGGCTCTACGAACTGAGATGGAGGATCTCATCAGCTCCAAGGATGACGCGGGAAAgagt GTCCACGACCTGGAGAAGGTGAAGCGTGGATTGGAGGCCTTTGTGGAGGAGCTGAGGATGCAGATGGAGGAGCTAGAGGACGAACTGCAGGTAGCTGAGGACGCCAAGCTGCGCCTGGAGGTCAACACTCAGGCCCTCAGAGCTCAGCATGAGAGGGAGGTTCAGGTCCACTATGAGATGGgcgaggagaagaggaggcaaCTCCTAAAACAG GTGCGTGAGCtggaggcagagctggaggaggagaggaagcaaCGAGGTCATGCATCTGCTGGGAAGAAGAAGCTCGAGGGGGAGCTCAAGGACATGGAGGACCAGCTGGAGtccaccagcagggggcgggACGAGGCCGTCAAGCAGCTTCGCAAGATCCAG GGCCAGGTGAAGGATCTCCAGAGGGAGGTGGACGACTCTCACGCAGCCCAGAAAGAGACGCTCACTTCAGCTCAAGAGGCCGAGCGTAGAGCCAGGGTCATGGAGGCCGACGTCATCCAGCTGCACGAG ATGTTGGCATCAGCTGACAGAGCTCGTaagcaggcagagacagaaagagacgaACTACATGAAGAACTGGACACCAACTCCTCTGGAAA ATATCTGCTCTCTGATGAAAAGCGTCGCCTGGAGACGAAGATCGgccaggtggaggaggagctggaggaggagcaggctAACGTGGAGAATCTCAGCGAGCGACTGAGGAGGAGCCAGCAGCTG GTGGAGCAGCTGGGGGCGGAGCTGACAGCAGAGAGACTGACCTTTCAGAGCAGGGAGGGAAACATGCAGCAGCTGGAGAGACAAAACAGAGAGCTGAAGGCCAAGCTGCGGGAGAGTGAGGGCCAGAGCCGCTCCAAACTCAAGTCCTCTATCGCCGCCCTCGAGGCCAAGCTGAGAGATATGGAGGAGCACCTGGAGATCGAGAGCAG AGAGCGTCAGGCCAGCGCCAAAAGTCTGCGTCAGAGGGAGAAGAAGCTGAAGGATGTCACCGTTCAGATGGAGGATGAGAGGAAGCAAGCGCAGCAGTACAGAGACCAG GTGGAGAAGGGCAACATGCGTGTGAAGCAGCTGAAGCATCAgctggaggaggcagaggaggaggggcagCGTGTGGCGGCGGCTCGCAGGAAGCTGCAGCGCGAGCTGGAC